From the genome of Fusarium oxysporum f. sp. lycopersici 4287 chromosome 3, whole genome shotgun sequence, one region includes:
- a CDS encoding hypothetical protein (At least one base has a quality score < 10), with the protein MLTEIGHGLDARNLETTATLQADGSFELHTPTTAASKVMPPTTPYCGIPRVAIVFARLMVRGKSQGVKPFIVSLSDADAMRPGVSSRILPTRPGTKPLDHAITTFNRVRLPYNALLGSPAKPKSERAEFLCHIRRVAVGTLSLSIMGISAIRVGTRIASLYSERRTITAPDGHSAMPIIGFSTQQRPIVEGWVQGKVLTAFAHWAVSMCPDPAHPTQHALGTIFKATVIKASRVLGELAERCGWRGLFAFNQISELDLTFQGNSIAEGDTMVLCIRLVSELLGGKLQLPTCQNALAPLAQQEHRLMTEIQARLTEIGGYGKHRTEAFNQHILPFCRPLVETIGHRMAYEAAQCSGISPDVLELYERLSTGKALIRLPAQDVSRVRCEDPLVDEQYETIIAQIRSEALYHDPIDDYITAPIVSEEKWENFTESLLCFSPPASLDKCKPKL; encoded by the exons ATGCTGACGGAGATTGGTCACGGCTTAGATGCTCGCAACCTGGAAACCACGGCAACGCTGCAGGCTGATGGCTCTTTCGAGTTACATACTCCTACCACAGCAGCATCAAAAGTAATGCCTCCTACAACACCATACTGTGGAATACCACGGGTCGCGATTGTTTTCGCCCGTCTGATGGTCCGAGGGAAGAGCCAAGGCGTGAAGCCTTTCATTGTGTCTCTCAGCGACGCAGATGCGATGCGACCTGGCGTCTCGTCGCGAATATTACCGACGAGACCTGGTACCAAACCACTGGATCATGCAATTACGACATTTAATCGTGTTCGGTTGCCCTATAATGCCCTGCTTGGTTCACCCGCTAAGCCGAAGAGTGAGCGTGCTGAGTTTCTGTGCCATATTCGGCGTGTTGCTGTTGGAACGTTGTCACTTTCCATCATGGGCATATCGGCTATCAGAGTCGGAACACGTATAGCTTCTCTCTACAGCGAGCGAAGAACTATCACGGCGCCCGATGGGCATTCGGCTATGCCAATCATCGGCTTCAGCACTCAGCAGCGCCCTATCGTCGAAGGATGGGTCCAGGGCAAGGTTTTGACCGCATTCGCCCATTGGGCTGTGAGCATGTGCCCGGACCCTGCCCATCCGACGCAACACGCGCTTGGCACCATCTTTAAAGCGACAGTGATCAAAGCATCACGGGTCTTGGGGGAACTCGCGGAGAGGTGCGGATGGCGAGGCCTTTTTGCATTCAATCAGATCAGTGAACTGGACTTGACCTTTCAGGGGAACTCCATAGCCGAAGGCGACACGATGGTACTATGTATTC GTTTGGTCTCCGAGCTCCTTGGCGGCAAACTACAACTTCCAACCTGCCAGAACGCGTTAGCGCCTTTAGCGCAGCAAGAGCACCGGTTGATGACCGAAATTCAAGCAAGACTTACGGAGATTGGAGGATACGGAAAGCATCGGACCGAGGCTTTCAATCAGCACATTCTTCCATTTTGCCGACCGTTGGTTGAAACGATCGGTCACCGTATGGCTTACGAGGCCGCTCAATGTTCAGGGATCTCACCGGACGTCCTGGAACTGTACGAACGTCTATCTACCGGCAAGGCCTTGATCCGTTTACCAGCCCAAGACGTATCCAGAGTGAGATGCGAAGATCCCCTGGTAGACGAGCAGTACGAAACAATCATAGCTCAAATTAGATCGGAGGCCCTTTATCATGATCCGATCGACGATTACATAACGGCGCCGATCGTATCCGAAGAGAAGTGGGAGAACTTTACAGAAAGTTTGCTTTGCTTCTCCCCCCCAGCAAGTCTTGATAAATGCAAACCGAAACTTTGA
- a CDS encoding hypothetical protein (At least one base has a quality score < 10), translating into MTSTPDKLKQEPPQDDVPMHSDDGTEQEQGNNSGLSNQTDGSQPSQKDTNQVTQNNENQPGQKDTNDVGQNNGEQPGQINVNQATQNNETQPEQKDTNDVGQNNGEQPGQINVNQATQNNEAQPGQKDANHRRVDKDNSANNARAFSPAVEDPNPKKAKTDHSFSFKPFAEAKTAPISPRAQTTTRTSPFPEDDGGGDPDLEKDLVGSQACPENMTTLGLVKEGKRPRYLNEYRIDGRSILRIETLKDGKFDENAAEVLPVTGGKYQAQHADKKWRDVAYVLGVAAFGSELNYEDFLCKLDPENPSKFKWMQTILIGIRWVDQTVTFVNRQWWRNNYEARDLSAKQTYLDRKEDGYRYWYKTRDDPEWRTRVNHKAFEDYRLFKWAFFYEKRYYQAMNPGQRFEIRDRTKSPSPIDDEVAKFRAMTVEESPSSKIYQSVETPLLDDDEGFDSDSRHSTQSRYKSSSRPKAHRDASQRVEPNGSPRPRNKHRFSTMRRFQQPLGITPRSMVVAH; encoded by the exons ATGACTTCCACACCAGATAAACTAAAGCAAGAACCGCCACAAGACGACGTCCCGATGCATAGCGATGATGGTActgaacaagaacaaggaaaCAACTCTGGCTTGTCTAACCAGACAGATGGCAGTCAACCTAGCCAAAAAGATACAAATCAGGTTACTCAGAACAATGAGAACCAACCTGGGCAAAAGGATACAAATGACGTTGGTCAGAACAATGGAGAACAGCCTGGTCAAATCAATGTGAATCAAGCTACTCAGAACAATGAAACCCAACCTGAGCAAAAGGATACAAATGACGTTGGTCAGAACAATGGAGAACAGCCTGGTCAAATCAATGTGAATCAAGCTACCCAGAACAATGAAGCCCAACCTGGGCAAAAGGATGCAAATCAC CGTAGAGTGGATAAAGACAACTCAGCCAACAATGCCAGGGCTTTCAGCCCAGCAGTAGAAGACCCCAATCCTAAAAAGGCAAAAACAGATCACAGCTTTAGTTTTAAGCCATTTGCAGAGGCAAAAACCGCTCCTATCTCTCCAAGGGCACAAACGACAACAAGAACCTCTCCCTTtcctgaagatgatggaggtGGCGACCCTGACCTCGAAAAGGATCTAGTCGGCAGTCAAGCTTGCCCTGAGAACATGACGACGCTCGGGCTCGtaaaagaagggaaaaggCCGAGATACCTAAATGAATATAGAATTGATGGCCGAAGCATCTTACGAATTGAAACCTTGAAAGACGGCAAGTTCGACGAGAATGCCGCGGAAGTCCTACCGGTAACCGGTGGGAAGTATCAAGCCCAACATGCGGATAAGAAATGGCGTGACGTAGCTTACGTCCTGGGCGTCGCAGCGTTTGGGAGCGAATTGAACTACGAAGACTTTCTATGCAAGCTGGATCCAGAAAACCCGTCCAAATTCAAATGGATGCAAACCATATTGATCGGAATTCGATGGGTTGACCAGACAGTCACATTTGTGAACCGTCAATGGTGGCGCAATAATTATGAGGCAAGGGATCTGTCCGCTAAGCAAACGTATCTGGACCGCAAGGAAGACGGATACCGTTATTGGTATAAGACGCGCGATGACCCTGAATGGAGGACTCGAGTGAATCACAAGGCCTTCGAGGACTACAGGCTATTCAAGTGGGCCTTTTTCTATGAGAAAAGGTACTATCAGGCCATGAATCCTGGGCAGCGGTTTGAGATTCGAGATCGCACCAAGTCGCCATCGCccattgatgatgaggttgcCAAGTTTAGGGCGATGACGGTTGAGGAGAGCCCGAGTTCGAAGATCTATCAATCTGTCGAGACTCCTCTGctcgacgatgacgaagGTTTTGATTCGGATTCCCGACATAGCACCCAGTCACGATATAAATCATCGAGTCGGCCCAAGGCGCATCGTGACGCCTCCCAGCGGGTGGAGCCAAATGGCTCACCGCGTCCTCGAAACAAACACAGGTTCAGCACAATGAGACGGTTTCAGCAACCACTGGGAATCACACCTCGCTCTATGGTAGTGGCTCATTGA